Proteins encoded within one genomic window of Gigantopelta aegis isolate Gae_Host chromosome 2, Gae_host_genome, whole genome shotgun sequence:
- the LOC121388366 gene encoding sperm protamine P2-like, with the protein MSLHYDAAVTTTRAMPLTPSHPTKREGREEERRGERRGRKGRGEEKEKREEREEERMRRKRRREGKGSKERGERR; encoded by the exons ATGTCGCTGCATTATGACGCTGCCGTCACCACCACGCGCGCAATGCCGCTCACGCCGTCCCACCCAAC AAAGAGGGAAGGGAGAGAGGAGGAAAGGAGGGGGGAAAGGAGGGGGAGGaaggggagaggagaggagaaggaaaaaaga gaggaaagagaagaagagagaatGAGGAGGAAAAGGAGGAGAGAAGGAAAGGGTTcaaaagagagaggagagagaaga